A DNA window from Methanobacterium sp. Maddingley MBC34 contains the following coding sequences:
- a CDS encoding 2-oxoacid:ferredoxin oxidoreductase, beta subunit (PFAM: Pyruvate ferredoxin/flavodoxin oxidoreductase; Thiamine pyrophosphate enzyme, C-terminal TPP binding domain): MTLDKTMDEGKEVKMDEKVLKKPVSMLDEFPRKGGSAPTATHYCPGCGHGILHKLIGEALDELGIQDRTVMTSPVGCAVFAYYYFDCGHVQVAHGRAPAVGTGISRAEEEAVVMLYQGDGDLASIGLNETIQAANRGEKMAVFFVNNTVYGMTGGQMAPTTLVGEVTVTCPEGRDPRYTGYPMHMAELLDNLEAPIFIERVSVSDPKNIRRAKRAVKKALEVQRDSKGYAFVEVLSPCPTNLRMDAQATEDFVNNEMAKEFPLKNFRDKRSQTETLCRAVSDFSQEALEDIFEVQDDTSWEARDDPSFPRKVVRIAGFGGQGVLSMGLTLAQAACNDQRHVSWYPSYGPEQRGGTSDCTVVISGEPIGSPVLQTSDGLVAMNKPSMEKFASRVREGGIIIYESSIGEFETPKGLRTLAIPARKIAKNHGVKRAANTAMLGVIMELGLTGLPKHVFTEAVEHTFRRKPKLVPANLEILEAGAEWARENLKK; this comes from the coding sequence ATGACACTTGATAAAACCATGGATGAAGGTAAAGAAGTAAAAATGGATGAAAAAGTCCTTAAAAAACCGGTATCTATGCTGGATGAGTTTCCCCGTAAAGGTGGGAGTGCACCTACTGCCACTCATTACTGCCCGGGTTGTGGCCATGGAATACTCCACAAGCTCATAGGAGAGGCTCTAGATGAACTGGGAATACAGGACCGCACAGTCATGACCAGTCCAGTGGGATGTGCAGTTTTCGCATATTACTACTTTGACTGTGGACATGTTCAGGTGGCACACGGACGTGCACCTGCAGTGGGAACAGGAATTTCCCGTGCAGAAGAAGAAGCAGTGGTAATGTTATATCAGGGAGATGGAGATCTGGCATCAATAGGATTGAATGAAACTATCCAGGCTGCTAATCGGGGAGAAAAAATGGCAGTGTTCTTTGTAAATAACACGGTCTACGGAATGACTGGTGGACAGATGGCACCAACCACCCTGGTGGGTGAAGTCACTGTGACTTGCCCTGAGGGCCGGGACCCCCGTTACACGGGTTATCCTATGCATATGGCAGAATTACTGGATAACTTGGAAGCACCCATCTTCATTGAACGTGTCTCTGTTTCCGATCCTAAAAATATCCGCAGAGCTAAAAGAGCAGTGAAAAAAGCCCTTGAAGTTCAAAGAGATAGTAAAGGATATGCATTTGTAGAAGTACTCTCACCATGTCCCACCAACCTCAGAATGGACGCCCAGGCAACAGAAGATTTCGTTAACAATGAAATGGCCAAAGAATTCCCACTAAAAAACTTCCGAGATAAAAGAAGCCAAACAGAAACCCTGTGTCGTGCAGTTAGCGATTTTTCACAGGAAGCACTGGAAGACATCTTCGAAGTTCAGGATGATACATCATGGGAGGCCCGTGATGATCCATCATTCCCTAGAAAGGTGGTTCGAATTGCAGGATTCGGAGGTCAGGGAGTTTTAAGTATGGGACTTACCCTGGCACAGGCTGCCTGTAATGACCAGCGCCATGTATCATGGTATCCATCCTACGGACCAGAGCAAAGGGGAGGAACCTCAGACTGCACAGTGGTCATATCAGGTGAACCCATAGGCTCCCCTGTACTTCAAACCTCCGATGGCCTGGTGGCAATGAACAAACCTTCCATGGAAAAATTCGCATCCAGAGTTAGGGAAGGTGGAATTATCATCTACGAAAGCAGTATTGGTGAGTTTGAAACCCCAAAAGGACTCAGAACCCTGGCTATACCTGCCCGTAAGATAGCCAAGAATCATGGTGTAAAAAGAGCTGCTAACACGGCAATGCTTGGCGTTATAATGGAATTAGGTTTAACTGGTCTTCCTAAACATGTTTTTACCGAAGCAGTGGAACACACCTTCCGTAGAAAACCTAAACTGGTGCCAGCCAACCTGGAAATACTGGAAGCGGGAGCAGAGTGGGCCCGGGAAAACCTTAAGAAATGA